A part of Plasmodium sp. gorilla clade G2 genome assembly, chromosome: 8 genomic DNA contains:
- a CDS encoding early transcribed membrane protein 8: MKVSIFFSFAIFLFVLNLFSPCMCKKDFAKEWVKDKLSIVNLKLDKYDKKKKMALISGAAIGALALISLIGGGIYLTQATKSSIWNNSELNDTLYDIVMETVNQGNTDVKLAFHRGVKLDNAVPTEETFKKYIKQNIKDRNLNLSWQQERELYSLIPYIRFNVERLAIFLR; this comes from the coding sequence atgaaagtttctatttttttctcttttgctatttttttgtttgttttgaATTTATTTTCCCCTTGTATGTGTAAAAAGGATTTTGCGAAGGAATGGGTTAAAGATAAATTAAGTATagtaaatttaaaattagataaatatgataaaaaaaagaaaatggcTCTTATATCAGGAGCAGCTATAGGAGCCTTAGCATTAATATCACTTATAGGAGGAGGTATTTATTTGACTCAAGCAACAAAAAGTTCCATATGGAATAATTCAGAATTAAATGATACACTTTATGATATTGTTATGGAAACTGTGAATCAAGGAAATACAGATGTAAAGTTGGCATTTCATAGAGGAGTGAAACTAGATAATGCTGTTCCTACTGAGgaaacatttaaaaaatatataaaacagaATATTAAAGATCgaaatttaaatttatcatGGCAACAAGAACGGGAATTATATTCATTGATTCCTTATATTCGATTTAATGTAGAAAGACTAGCTATATTTCTTAGATAA